One window from the genome of Methanococcoides sp. AM1 encodes:
- a CDS encoding sulfide-dependent adenosine diphosphate thiazole synthase: MNQFAQATEKDITRSIVEEFLGDFLNHIESDVIIVGGGPSGLVAARDLASKGIKTVVLESNNYFGGGFWLGGYLMNKVTVRAPAQRIFDQLGVPYKEVPNIKEGLYVADAPSACSKLISAACDAGAFMLNMNKFDDVVLRDGRVCGAVTNWTPVSALPRAITCVDPVAIETKCVIDATGHDAVVANSLANRGLVDLKGFLGMDVDNSEDAVVNNTSELFPGLVVTGMAAATCFGLSRMGPTFGGMLESGVKAAKIAEEIVRSR; the protein is encoded by the coding sequence ATGAATCAATTCGCACAAGCAACTGAAAAAGATATTACGCGTTCGATAGTTGAAGAATTCCTTGGAGATTTCCTTAATCACATTGAAAGTGATGTGATCATTGTTGGCGGAGGGCCAAGTGGTCTTGTGGCAGCAAGGGACCTTGCATCTAAGGGTATAAAGACCGTTGTGCTTGAGAGCAACAATTACTTTGGTGGCGGTTTCTGGTTAGGTGGGTACCTGATGAACAAGGTTACAGTAAGAGCACCTGCACAGAGGATCTTTGACCAGCTTGGTGTTCCTTACAAGGAAGTACCTAATATAAAGGAAGGTCTCTATGTTGCAGATGCACCGTCTGCCTGTTCCAAGTTGATCTCAGCTGCCTGTGATGCAGGTGCTTTTATGCTGAACATGAACAAGTTCGATGATGTTGTTCTCAGGGACGGACGTGTTTGCGGTGCTGTTACCAATTGGACACCTGTATCGGCATTACCACGCGCCATAACCTGTGTGGATCCGGTGGCTATCGAGACTAAATGCGTTATTGATGCAACAGGACATGATGCAGTCGTAGCCAACTCCCTTGCAAACCGTGGTCTGGTAGACCTTAAAGGCTTCTTAGGAATGGATGTTGATAATTCCGAAGATGCTGTGGTGAACAACACTTCAGAGCTTTTCCCGGGACTCGTAGTTACAGGAATGGCCGCAGCTACATGTTTTGGTCTTTCCAGAATGGGCCCTACTTTCGGTGGCATGTTGGAGTCCGGTGTAAAAGCTGCAAAGATCGCTGAAGAGATCGTAAGATCCAGATAA
- a CDS encoding ATP-binding protein, which produces MGLKNITLRQKLTVYIAIGTFLVFIASTFLIISTTTSQHEELAYQQSIETASKYANEFNADQVKYRAISKTIADTIFEDRTCDREEINLILKEILVKNPELIGTYVCFEPDAYDGRDSEYANTTGHDSTGRFIPYWNKLDGNISLDPLKDYEELDYYMLPKSTGNYVLTEPYWYSEKIIISHSTPIFHEGHFIGIGGVDVTLNGLDAIVSNITVFQNGYAILSSNQGVILSHPTKKEWIGEKTLYDLNDELAKMADDIKEGKSGHIETIDPVTGKQVVAFYEPTKEGNYSFILVVPKEDMLEGVVDLRNELITISVIAILFMGLVAFFTANTVSKNIGNIIDDFKNISDSALNGDFDTRANTDIDIDFKQFTIGLNHLLDNLQLSNELNEEMGNIIDHSPVTVFKWKNEKGWPVELVSGNITQFGYVADDFVSKFINYADIIHPGDLKRVEDTLSENIIKRIPHFISQYRIRTRSGEIRWIEEQTLLRFDKNNNINYLQGIIVDISERKNAEDHVIKAKMDAEAANQTKSEFLANMSHELRTPLNSIIGFSDIMLEKIAGPINEKQEKYIVNIRNSGKHLLNLINEILDLSKIEAGKMEVHYELFSVREVATDIVTIIKPLALKKKIELKVDIEKDISTINADKTKFKQILYNLLSNAIKFTDENGKVHLTAACEGDQLTFSITDTGIGISPEHIEKIFQPFRQIDSDNSRNYQGTGLGLVLVKNFVELHGGNIRVKSKKEAGSTFTFTIPVDEMGASEKEQND; this is translated from the coding sequence GTGGGCCTAAAAAATATTACACTTAGGCAAAAACTTACAGTGTATATTGCCATAGGAACATTTCTTGTATTCATTGCATCTACTTTTCTAATAATCTCAACTACAACATCCCAACATGAAGAACTCGCATACCAGCAATCTATAGAGACTGCAAGCAAATATGCCAATGAATTCAATGCGGACCAAGTTAAATATCGTGCAATTTCAAAGACAATTGCAGACACTATATTTGAAGATCGGACATGCGATCGGGAAGAAATTAATCTGATCCTGAAAGAGATACTCGTAAAAAATCCGGAACTTATTGGGACATACGTTTGTTTTGAACCTGATGCATATGATGGAAGAGACAGTGAATATGCAAATACGACAGGTCATGATTCCACTGGAAGATTTATTCCCTACTGGAATAAGCTGGACGGTAATATTAGTCTTGATCCTTTGAAAGATTATGAAGAACTTGACTACTACATGTTACCAAAATCTACAGGAAATTATGTTCTTACAGAACCATACTGGTACTCAGAAAAAATCATTATAAGTCACTCAACACCTATCTTCCACGAGGGACACTTCATTGGAATTGGAGGAGTTGATGTAACACTAAATGGCCTGGACGCAATCGTAAGCAATATTACAGTATTTCAGAATGGATATGCCATACTAAGCAGCAACCAGGGAGTTATTCTTTCACATCCAACCAAAAAAGAATGGATCGGTGAAAAAACACTTTACGATCTCAATGATGAACTTGCAAAGATGGCAGATGACATCAAAGAAGGAAAAAGTGGTCACATCGAAACAATAGATCCGGTTACCGGAAAGCAGGTTGTCGCATTTTATGAACCTACAAAAGAAGGTAACTACTCATTCATACTTGTAGTCCCAAAAGAGGACATGCTTGAAGGCGTCGTGGACCTGAGAAATGAGTTGATCACAATTTCCGTGATCGCAATATTGTTCATGGGATTAGTTGCATTCTTTACAGCAAACACTGTGAGCAAAAACATAGGAAACATCATCGATGATTTTAAAAATATTTCGGATTCCGCCTTAAACGGGGATTTTGATACTCGAGCAAACACCGATATAGATATTGATTTTAAACAGTTTACGATCGGATTGAATCATCTACTTGACAATCTCCAGCTCTCAAATGAACTTAATGAAGAGATGGGAAATATTATAGACCATAGTCCCGTGACCGTCTTTAAATGGAAGAATGAAAAAGGATGGCCGGTAGAACTCGTATCCGGAAACATAACTCAATTCGGATATGTTGCTGATGACTTCGTATCAAAATTCATAAATTATGCAGATATAATCCACCCAGGTGACCTTAAACGTGTTGAAGATACACTCTCAGAGAATATCATAAAGAGAATTCCGCATTTCATCAGCCAGTACAGGATAAGAACAAGATCAGGAGAGATCCGTTGGATTGAAGAACAGACACTTTTACGATTTGACAAAAATAATAATATAAACTACCTGCAGGGAATAATCGTTGATATATCAGAAAGAAAAAATGCTGAAGACCACGTAATAAAAGCAAAAATGGATGCTGAAGCCGCCAACCAGACCAAGAGCGAATTCCTTGCAAACATGAGTCACGAACTAAGAACACCACTTAATTCAATTATTGGTTTTTCAGACATAATGCTCGAAAAAATTGCAGGCCCCATTAATGAAAAGCAGGAGAAGTACATTGTCAATATACGGAACAGTGGAAAACACCTTCTAAACCTTATTAATGAGATCCTTGACCTTTCAAAGATCGAAGCCGGAAAAATGGAAGTTCATTATGAGCTCTTTTCTGTCAGAGAAGTTGCAACAGATATTGTAACCATCATAAAGCCACTTGCACTAAAAAAGAAAATTGAATTGAAGGTCGATATTGAAAAGGACATATCAACTATAAATGCAGACAAAACTAAATTCAAGCAGATACTGTACAACCTTCTAAGCAATGCGATCAAATTTACAGATGAAAACGGAAAAGTACACCTAACAGCAGCCTGTGAGGGTGATCAGCTGACGTTCAGCATTACTGATACAGGTATTGGGATATCACCGGAACATATCGAAAAGATATTCCAGCCATTCAGGCAGATCGATTCAGATAATTCCAGAAATTATCAGGGGACCGGACTTGGACTTGTTCTTGTCAAGAACTTTGTGGAACTACATGGCGGGAACATTCGTGTAAAAAGTAAAAAAGAAGCTGGAAGTACATTCACTTTCACCATACCGGTTGATGAGATGGGCGCTTCAGAAAAAGAACAGAATGACTAA
- a CDS encoding transcriptional regulator encodes MNLETPCQAVVWDILPAIRAALAMELVKNGISQKEVAKMFGMAPSAVSQYLTKKRGYRIEFDDDVKGSISRLALEIQEGKVDNVPAKICGICRDLRRGEGACPAED; translated from the coding sequence ATGAATCTGGAAACTCCCTGTCAGGCAGTTGTATGGGATATCCTCCCGGCTATCCGTGCAGCGCTTGCAATGGAACTTGTAAAAAACGGGATCTCACAGAAAGAAGTTGCAAAGATGTTTGGAATGGCCCCTTCTGCCGTATCTCAGTACCTGACAAAAAAACGAGGCTACCGTATAGAATTTGATGACGATGTAAAAGGATCGATTTCCCGTCTTGCTCTTGAGATACAGGAGGGCAAGGTGGATAATGTCCCTGCAAAGATCTGTGGGATATGCAGGGATTTAAGAAGAGGTGAGGGCGCCTGCCCTGCGGAAGATTGA